A genomic region of Bombus pyrosoma isolate SC7728 linkage group LG6, ASM1482585v1, whole genome shotgun sequence contains the following coding sequences:
- the LOC122568480 gene encoding epidermal growth factor receptor isoform X1 — MFEYRHGPRTLSTCNLLGVTFLLLIVAGSYNVSADLSSEFVKGKICIGTNGRLSVPSNKQHHYRNLRDRYTNCTYVDGNLEITWLQNETFDLSFLQYIREVTGYVLISHVDVKKVVLPRLQIIRGRTLFKLTIHDTEFALFVTMCQMQNLEMPALRDILNGSVGIYNNYNLCHVQKINWEEIITGPSATYSYVYNFTSPERACPPCDKSCEQGCWGEGPENCQKYSKTNCSPQCWQGRCFGPNPRECCHLFCAGGCTGPKQSDCIACKNFFDDGVCTQECPPMQKYNPTTYSWEANPDGKYAYGATCVRRCPEHLLKDNGACVRSCPPKKKALNGECVPCDGPCPKTCKGVEKVHSGNIDSFKDCTIIEGSITILDQSFQGFQHVYSNFSFGKRYEKMHPDKLEVFSTLKEITGFLNIQGDHKDFENLSYFRNLEVIGGRTLTEYFASLYVVKTSLVSFGLSSLKKIYSGSIAILENKNLCYAQSINWTRIKKSSEHESLLSNNRNESECIKDGLICDEQCSDEGCWGPGPAQCLSCKNFILGNDCIQDCTAPGIYRADEKTCKVCHEECDGSCTGPNAEHCKKCKHARDGPYCVPECPSSKYYDNGLCKSCHENCVGGCDGPENNIGPNGCHSCDKAIINGNCLQKKEPCPDGYYYEWVSPQEQGALKPLAGKAVCRKCHSRCKKCTGYGFHEHVCQECTKYKRGEQCEDECPADHFTDADTQLCIPCYSECRGCFGPGPNQCYKCRNYKIYIDGDTDGNTTSFNCTETCTPEYPHKIFNPDSEPYCSLETVGLVENELQPAILAGVAVFALVFLIIAAIIMYFWRVRAKAKENTVKMTMALTGLDDNEPLRPTGVKPNLAKLRIIKEEEMRKGGILGYGAFGNVYKGVWVPEGENVKIPVAIKVLQGNGTGANTSKEFLDEAYIMASVEHPNLLQLLAVCMTSQMMLVTQLMPLGCLLDFVRRFKDKIGSKALLNWCTQIARGMAYLEERRLVHRDLAARNVLVQTPNCVKITDFGLAKLLDINEEQYKAAGGKMPIKWLALECIQHRVFTHKSDVWAFGVTIWEVLTYGGRPYENVPARNVPELLEKGERLPQPAICTIDVYMIMIKCWMLDAESRPSFKELAEDFAKMSRDPGRYLAIKGDKYMRLPSYTLQDEKEMIRNLASAMDGPEALVDADEYLQPKSRAPIPPGLSASSTSGSPPNTPVKACWPNGKPLATDSPTPQNQQNLDRELLRYGANHRNGNISHEPGNSGQHGHYAPANGHCGHIVGTDTTSSRYCSDPLKMIVVRDCDVTDDCFDGEINSAHQQAQVGNLKLDLPLDEDDYLMPSPQLPTNTTQYMDLIGDSKPTEMEPKRVNNGYRKYPEFLTIQGKTSLDNPEYIMSQDEGPLTPQTLGIPTPDLEKVLTNGTFGSQVRQRSSEEESDHEYYNDFDRLERELQPLKPLRKNETTV; from the exons TTTGCATTGGAACCAATGGCCGCCTCTCCGTTCCGTCCAACAAGCAACATCACTATCGGAATCTTCGAGACCGGTACACCAACTGTACTTACGTCGACGGCAACCTGGAGATCACATGGCTCCAGAACGAGACTTTCGACCTCAGCTTTCTCCAGTATATACGGGAGGTCACCGGTTACGTGCTCATCAGCCACGTGGACGTCAAAAAGGTCGTTCTGCCGCGATTGCAGATCATACGGGGCAGAACTCTCTTCAAACTTACCATTCATGACACCGAGTTCGCCCTATTCGTCACGATGTGTCAGATGCAGAACTTGGAGATGCCGGCTCTCAGAG ATATCCTCAATGGCAGCGTGGGCATATACAACAACTACAACCTGTGCCACGTCCAAAAGATCAACTGGGAAGAAATAATCACCGGTCCGAGTGCAACGTACTCCTACGTGTACAATTTCACGTCGCCAGAACGCGCCTGTCCGCCATGCGATAAGAGCTGCGAGCAAGGCTGTTGGGGCGAGGGGCCTGAGAACTGTCAGAAGTATTCCAAGACAAACTGTTCGCCTCAGTGTTGGCAGGGCAGGTGCTTCGGGCCCAATCCGCGGGAGTGTTGCCATCTTTTTTGCGCTGGTGGCTGCACAGGCCCGAAACAGAGCGACTGCATCGCCTGCAAGAACTTCTTCGACGACGGTGTATGCACCCAGGAATGTCCGCCCATGCAAAA GTACAATCCTACGACGTACTCGTGGGAGGCTAATCCTGACGGGAAGTACGCGTATGGTGCAACCTGCGTGAGAAGGTGTCCAGAACACCTTCTGAAAGACAACGGAGCTTGCGTAAGATCTTGTCCGCCGAAGAAGAAGGCGTTGAACGGAGAATGCGTTCCCTGCGACGGACCTTGCCCGAAAACCTGCAAAGGCGTGGAGAAAGTACATTCCGGGAATATCGACAGTTTCAAGGATTGCACCATCATCGAGGGATCGATCACGATTCTGGACCAAAGCTTTCAAGGATTCCAACACGTGTATTCGAATTTCAGTTTCGGCAAACGTTACGAAAAAATGCATCCAGACAAGTTGGAGGTATTCAGCACGTTGAAGGAGATCACAGGGTTTTTAAATATCCAAGGGGACCACAAGGATTTCGAGAATTTATCGTACTTCCGGAATCTGGAGGTGATAGGTGGAAGAACCTTGACGGAATACTTTGCGTCATTGTACGTGGTGAAAACGTCATTGGTCTCGTTCGGACTCAGCTCTCTCAAGAAAATCTACTCCGGATCGATAGCGATATTGGAAAACAAGAATCTGTGTTACGCGCAAAGTATCAATTGGACTAGAATCAAAAAGTCATCGGAGCATGAGAGCTTGTTATCGAACAATCGAAACGAAAGCGAATGCA TAAAAGATGGACTAATATGCGACGAGCAATGTTCCGACGAAGGTTGTTGGGGGCCCGGTCCGGCACAGTGTTTATCCTGTAAGAACTTCATTCTAGGAAACGATTGCATTCAAGACTGCACCGCGCCAGG AATTTATCGAGCGGATGAGAAGACCTGCAAGGTGTGTCACGAGGAGTGCGATGGCTCTTGTACAGGACCGAATGCCGAGCACTGTAAGAAATGCAAACACGCCCGAGATGGACCGTACTGCGTGCCAGAGTGCCCGTCCTCGAAGTATTATGACAACGGTCTGTGCAAAAGTTGTCACGAAAACTGTGTGGGTGGTTGCGACGGTCCTGAAAACAACATAGGCCCTAATGGATGCCACAGCTGCGATAAGGCGATCATAAACGGCAATTGTCTGCAGAAAAAGGAACCCTGTCCTGACG GGTATTACTACGAGTGGGTAAGTCCTCAAGAGCAAGGAGCACTGAAACCGCTTGCAGGCAAGGCTGTTTGTCGCAAATGTCACTCTCGCTGCAAGAAGTGCACGGGATACGGTTTTCACGAGCACGTGTGCCAAGAATGTACAAAGTACAAGAGGGGTGAACAGTGCGAAGACGAGTGTCCCGCGGATCATTTCACGGATGCCGATACTCAACTTTGTATACCATGCTACAGCGAGTGTCGAGGATGTTTCGGGCCGGGCCCAAATCAGTGTTACAAATGTCGAAACTACAAGATCTACATT GATGGAGATACGGACGGAAACACCACGTCCTTCAACTGCACGGAAACGTGTACTCCCGAATATCCGCACAAGATCTTCAATCCAGACAGTGAACCGTACTGTTCACTGGAAACTGTGGGTTTAGTAGAAAACGAACTTCAACCAGCTATCTTAGCAGGCGTTGCGGTATTCGCTCTAGTGTTCCTCATAATAGCGGCCATAATCATGTACTTCTGGCGTGTACGAGCAAAAGCCAAAGAAAACACTGTGAAAATGACAATGGCTCTGACCGGCTTGGACGACAACGAACCTCTTCGTCCAACTGGCGTGAAACCAAATCTAGCGAAATTACGTATCATCAAGGAAGAAGAGATGAGAAAAGGTGGAATTCTAGGTTACGGTGCTTTCGGGAACGTTTATAAAGGAGTTTGGGTGCCAGAAGGGGAGAACGTGAAGATTCCAGTGGCTATAAAGGTTTTGCAAGGTAATGGTACAGGAGCGAACACCTCGAAGGAATTCCTCGACGAGGCTTACATCATGGCTAGCGTGGAGCATCCGAATCTACTTCAGTTGCTAGCTGTTTGCATGACGTCGCAGATGATGCTGGTGACCCAACTGATGCCTTTAGGCTGTTTGCTCGATTTCGTGCGGAGGTTTAAGGACAAAATTGGCTCGAAAGCGTTGCTGAATTGGTGCACACAGATTGCCAGAGGGATGGCTTActtagaagaaagaagattgGTTCATCGAGACCTTGCGGCTCGAAACGTTCTTGTGCAAACACCTAACTGTGTCAAGATTACCGATTTTGGATTAGCCAAGCTATTGGATATCAACGAAGAACAATATAAAGCTGCCGGTGGAAAGATGCCGATCAAGTGGCTGGCCTTGGAATGCATTCAACATCGGGTGTTCACTCATAAATCGGATGTTTGGGCTTTCGGCGTGACCATCTGGGAGGTTCTTACCTATGGCGGTAGGCCGTATGAGAATGTGCCTGCTCGAAACGTGCCAGAATTATTGGAAAAAGGCGAAAGGTTACCTCAACCGGCCATATGTACGATCGACGTGTATATGATTATGATCAAATGTTGGATGTTGGACGCTGAGTCGAGGCCTAGCTTCAAAGAACTGGCGGAAGACTTTGCAAAGATGTCTAGAGATCCTGGCCGATATCTTGCTATCAAGGGCGACAAATACATGAGGCTACCTTCGTATACACTGCAG GACGAAAAGGAGATGATACGAAATCTTGCATCAGCCATGGACGGTCCTGAAGCCTTGGTAGACGCTGATGAGTATCTACAACCGAAATCAAGGGCTCCCATCCCACCAGGACTTTCAGCATCCAGTACTTCCGGCTCTCCGCCGAATACACCCGTGAAAGCTTGCTGGCCCAATGGAAAACCCTTAGCCACCGATTCACCCACGCCTCAGAACCAACAAAACTTAGACAGAGAGTTGTTGAGGTATGGCGCTAATCACAGAAACGGAAATATATCGCACGAACCAGGAAACTCCGGTCAACACGGGCATTACGCGCCTGCCAATGGTCATTGCGGACACATCGTGGGCACGGACACTACTAGTTCGAGATATTGCTCGGATCCGTTAAAGATGATCGTTGTGAGAG ATTGCGATGTGACAGACGACTGTTTCGACGGCGAAATAAATTCTGCGCATCAGCAGGCTCAAGTAGGTAATCTGAAGCTCGACTTGCCATTAGACGAAGATGATTATTTGATGCCATCGCCGCAATTGCCAACGAATACAACGCAATACATGGATCTCATAGGTGACTCCAAACCTACGG AAATGGAACCAAAGCGAGTCAACAACGGTTACCGAAAGTATCCTGAATTCCTAACTATTCAAGGGAAAACGTCGTTAGATAATCCCGAGTATATAATGTCCCAAGACGAAGGACCATTAACCCCGCAAACTTTAGGTATACCGACGCCTGATCTGGAAAAGGTTCTAACGAACGGAACATTTGGTTCTCAAGTGAGACAAAGGAGTTCGGAAGAAGAATCTGACCATGAATACTACAACGATTTCGATCGCCTGGAACGGGAATTGCAGCCGCTAAAACCCCTTAGGAAGAACGAGACGACCGTTTGA